From Choloepus didactylus isolate mChoDid1 chromosome 19, mChoDid1.pri, whole genome shotgun sequence, one genomic window encodes:
- the NPEPL1 gene encoding probable aminopeptidase NPEPL1, translated as MANVGLQFQASAGDSDPQSRPLLLLGQLHHLHRVPWSHVRGKLQPRVTEELWQAALNTLNPNPTDSCPLYLNCATVAALPSRVSRHNSPSAAPFVTRLVRTCLPPGTHRCILMVCERSDIFASACALARAFPLFTHRSGTWRSTEKKTVTVEFFLMGQDNGPVEVSTLQCLTNAAEGVRLAARIVDTPCNEMDTDAFLEEIKKVGKDVGITPTIIRDEELKTRGFGGIYGVGKAALHPPALAVLSHTPEGATQTIAWVGKGIVYDTGGLSIKGKTTMPGMKRDCGGAAAILGAFQAAIKQGFKDNLHAVFCLAENAVGPSATRPDDIHLLYSGKTVEINNTDAEGRLVLADGVSYACKDLGADIILDMATLTGAQGIATGKYHAAVLTNSAEWEVACVTAGRKCGDLVHPLVYCPELHFSELASAVADMKNSVADRDNSPSSCAGLFIASHIGFDWPGVWVHLDIAAPVHAGERATGFGVALLLALFGQASEDPLLNLVSPLGCEAGTQEGDVERDSKRRRLV; from the exons ATGGCGAACGTGGGGCTGCAGTTCCAGGCGAGCGCCGGGGACTCGGACCCGCAGAGCCGGCCGCTCCTGCTGCTCGGGCAGCTGCACCATCTGCACCGCGTGCCCTGGAGCCACGTCCGCGGGAAGCTGCAGCCCCGGGTCACCGAGGAG CTCTGGCAGGCCGCGCTGAACACACTCAACCCCAACCCCACGGACAGCTGTCCCCTCTACCTGAACTGTGCCACCGTGGCGGCCCTGCCCTCCCGGGTGAGCCGGCACAACAGCCCCTCGGCCGCGCCCTTCGTCACCCGGCTCGTGCGGACCTGCCTGCCGCCCGGGACCCACCGGTGCATCCTG ATGGTCTGCGAGCGGTCGGACATCTTTGCCTCAGCCTGCGCCCTGGCCCGGGCCTTCCCACTCTTCACCCACCGCTCCGGGACGTGGCGGAGCACGGAGAAGAAGACTGTCACCGTGGAGTTTTTCCTCATGGGGCAGGACAACGGGCCGGTGGAAGTGTCCACCTTGCAA TGCTTGACCAACGCTGCAGAGGGCGTGCGGCTGGCAGCCCGGATTGTGGACACACCTTGCAACGAGATGGACACAGATGCTTTCCTTGAG GAGATTAAGAAAGTTGGAAAAGACGTGGGGATCACCCCAACCATCATCCGGGATGAGGAGCTGAAGACCCGAGGATTTGGAG GAATCTACGGTGTTGGCAAAGCCGCGCTGCACCCCCCAGCCCTGGCTGTGCTCAGCCACACCCCGGAGGGAGCCACGCAGACCATCGCCTGGGTTGGCAAAGGCATCGTCTACGACACGGGGGGCCTCAGCATCAAAGGGAAG ACCACCATGCCGGGGATGAAGCGGGACTGTGGCGGGGCCGCAGCCATCCTGGGAGCCTTCCAAGCCGCCATCAAACAG GGTTTCAAGGACAACCTCCACGCCGTGTTTTGCTTGGCGGAGAACGCGGTGGGGCCCAGCGCCACGAGGCCTGACGACATCCACCTGCTGTACTCAGGAAA GACTGTGGAAATCAACAACACCGATGCCGAGGGCAGGCTGGTGCTGGCGGACGGCGTGTCCTATGCCTGCAAGGACCTGGGCGCCGACATCATCCTGGACATGGCCACGCTGACCGGAGCTCAG ggcatcgCCACGGGGAAGTACCACGCAGCGGTGCTCACCAACAGCGCCGAGTGGGAGGTGGCCTGCGTGACGGCCGGACGCAAGTGCGGGGACCTGGTGCACCCGCTCGTCTACTGCCCCGAGCTGCACTTCAGCGAGCTCGCCTCGGCCGTGGCCGACATGAAGAACTCGGTGGCG GACCGGGACAACAGCCCCAGCTCCTGCGCCGGCCTCTTCATCGCCTCCCACATTGGCTTCGACTGGCCCGGGGTCTGGGTGCACCTGGACATTGCCGCACCTGTGCACGCC GGTGAGCGGGCCACGGGCTTCGGCGTGGCCCTCCTGCTTGCACTGTTCGGCCAGGCCTCTGAGGACCCCCTGCTGAACCTGGTGTCTCCGCTGGGCTGCGAGGCCGGCACGCAAGAGGGGGACGTGGAGAGGGACTCCAAGAGGCGCAGGCTCGTGTGA